The following proteins are encoded in a genomic region of Tenacibaculum sp. 190524A05c:
- the gldC gene encoding gliding motility protein GldC, producing MAIVHTSEIKFKVGLDENRVPEEISWNAEDGGIRNEASKAIMLSVWDHKQKDTLRMDLWTKDMPVDEMKQFFHQTLVSMADTFERATNDDKMSATMRDFCDYFAEKLELINK from the coding sequence ATGGCAATAGTACATACATCTGAAATAAAATTTAAAGTAGGGTTAGACGAGAATAGAGTACCAGAAGAAATTTCATGGAATGCAGAAGATGGTGGAATACGTAATGAAGCTTCTAAAGCAATTATGTTATCTGTTTGGGATCATAAACAGAAGGATACGTTACGTATGGATTTATGGACAAAAGACATGCCTGTAGATGAAATGAAGCAGTTTTTCCATCAAACATTAGTATCTATGGCAGATACTTTTGAACGTGCTACAAACGATGATAAAATGAGTGCAACAATGCGCGATTTTTGTGATTATTTTGCTGAAAAATTAGAGTTGATTAATAAGTAA
- the nadE gene encoding NAD(+) synthase → MNTPKVAEHIINWLKDYAVNAKVKGFVVGVSGGIDSAVTSTLCAETGLPTLCVELPIHQAQSQVNRAQEHIAQLKERFSNVSDARVNLTSTFEDFKTVVPEVDASPKLDLSLANTRARLRMTTLYYFAGLHGLLVAGTGNKVEDFGVGFFTKYGDGGVDLSPIADLVKSEVYALGEFLKVPESIQKAQPTDGLFGDSRTDEDQIGASYDELEWAMTMQDNGKSVDDFEGREKEVYKIYSRLNTINQHKMVAIPVCEIPKSLK, encoded by the coding sequence ATGAATACTCCAAAAGTTGCTGAACACATTATAAATTGGTTAAAAGATTATGCTGTAAACGCAAAAGTTAAAGGATTTGTTGTTGGTGTTTCTGGTGGAATTGATTCTGCTGTTACTTCTACTTTATGTGCTGAAACAGGATTACCAACTTTATGTGTAGAGTTGCCAATTCACCAAGCTCAAAGTCAAGTTAATAGAGCTCAAGAACATATAGCGCAATTAAAAGAGCGTTTTTCTAATGTTAGCGATGCAAGAGTAAATTTAACTTCTACATTTGAAGATTTTAAAACTGTAGTTCCTGAAGTTGATGCTTCTCCAAAATTAGATTTATCATTAGCAAATACTAGGGCTCGTTTACGTATGACCACATTATACTATTTTGCTGGATTACATGGTTTATTAGTTGCAGGTACAGGAAATAAAGTAGAAGATTTTGGCGTTGGCTTTTTCACTAAATACGGAGATGGTGGAGTAGATTTAAGTCCAATTGCAGATTTGGTAAAATCTGAAGTTTATGCATTAGGTGAATTTTTAAAAGTACCAGAATCTATTCAAAAGGCACAACCTACCGATGGCTTATTCGGAGATAGCCGTACTGATGAAGACCAAATTGGTGCTTCATATGATGAGTTAGAATGGGCTATGACAATGCAAGACAACGGAAAATCTGTTGACGATTTTGAAGGCCGTGAAAAAGAGGTGTACAAAATCTATTCGCGTCTAAACACGATCAACCAACATAAAATGGTGGCTATACCTGTATGTGAAATCCCTAAAAGTTTAAAGTAA
- the gldB gene encoding gliding motility lipoprotein GldB — protein sequence MRKIISFLLLTVMVVSCKKENKLQVDVSNINVDLKLARFDVDFYNSTPQTLSKTKEIYPMFFPHNVDSVWINKIQNKDERELFDETQKKYPNLSFLEMELVDLFQHVKYYNKNFQEPVVISMLTNVDYENKVLFDSGLLLISLDCYLGGKHEFYSDFPDYVKQNNRKEHIIVDVANSIINKQMPPNNERSFINKMIYEGKKMYLLDAYLPQVSDVEKIGYDPVKYNWAVESEEDIWKYFIERELLYDTDLKLNKRFLDIAPFSKFYLGEDNLSPGRIGVWIGWQIVRSFMQNNDVSLPELLQTEEDIIFKKSKYKPKR from the coding sequence ATGCGAAAGATTATATCCTTTTTACTACTGACGGTAATGGTAGTTTCTTGTAAAAAAGAAAATAAGTTACAAGTAGATGTTTCTAATATAAATGTGGATTTGAAACTGGCTCGTTTTGATGTTGATTTTTACAATTCTACTCCTCAAACTTTATCAAAAACAAAGGAGATATATCCTATGTTTTTTCCGCATAATGTTGATTCTGTTTGGATAAATAAAATCCAGAATAAAGATGAGCGTGAATTGTTCGATGAAACTCAAAAGAAATATCCTAATCTATCTTTTCTTGAAATGGAATTAGTGGATTTATTTCAGCATGTAAAATATTACAACAAGAACTTTCAAGAACCAGTTGTAATTAGTATGCTTACCAATGTAGATTATGAAAATAAAGTATTGTTTGACTCAGGATTACTATTAATTTCTTTAGACTGTTATTTAGGCGGAAAACATGAATTTTATAGTGATTTTCCAGATTATGTAAAACAAAACAATCGTAAAGAACATATTATAGTTGATGTTGCAAATTCAATTATCAACAAACAAATGCCTCCTAATAATGAACGAAGTTTTATTAATAAGATGATTTATGAAGGAAAGAAAATGTATTTGTTAGATGCCTACTTGCCTCAAGTTTCAGATGTGGAGAAAATTGGATATGATCCTGTAAAGTATAATTGGGCAGTGGAAAGTGAAGAAGATATTTGGAAATATTTCATAGAGCGAGAATTACTGTACGATACAGATTTAAAATTGAATAAAAGATTTTTAGATATAGCGCCGTTTTCAAAGTTTTATTTAGGAGAGGATAATTTATCTCCGGGACGAATTGGTGTATGGATAGGTTGGCAAATTGTTCGTTCTTTCATGCAGAATAATGACGTATCTTTGCCTGAACTTTTACAAACGGAAGAAGATATAATTTTCAAAAAATCAAAATACAAACCGAAACGATAA